The Bos indicus x Bos taurus breed Angus x Brahman F1 hybrid chromosome 3, Bos_hybrid_MaternalHap_v2.0, whole genome shotgun sequence genome includes a window with the following:
- the DDX20 gene encoding probable ATP-dependent RNA helicase DDX20, with the protein MAAAFEAPAALETVETAMPAERVATHFSAPEPASRPVRTLRTAHDISGPRTRTGDVLLAEPADFESLLLSRPVLEGLRAVGFERPSPVQLKAIPLGRCGLDLIVQAKSGTGKTCVFSTIALDSLVLENLSTQILILAPTREIAVQIHSVITAIGIKMEGLECHVFIGGTPLSQDKTRLKKCHIAVGSPGRIKQLIELDYLNPGSIRLFILDEADKLLEEGSFQEQINWIYSSLPASKQMLAVSATYPEFLANALTKYMREPTFVRLNSSDPSLIGLKQYYKIVNSYPLAHKIFEEKTQHLQELFSKIPFNQALVFSNLHSRAQHLADILSSKGFPAEYISGNMDQNRRLDAMAKLKQFHCRVLISTDLTSRGIDAEKVNLVVNLDVPLDCETYMHRIGRAGRFGTLGLTVTYCCRGEEENMMMKIAQKCTINLLPLPDPIPPDLMEECLDWDVEVEAAMHTYGLASVPTQPLKKHIQKIERTFQTQKAHGKHMASSRNTSISTVSVKSKSNTKQKLPVKSHSECGIVEKVISPKELGCAVQPEEQMKNSVQTSIENPTNSQHQVKEASVSLPKIPCLSSFKTHLPCILTFAELVEDYEHYIKEGLEKPVEIIRHYTGPGDQSVNPQNGFVKNRITEERVQILASSSQSGDSESDSDSYSSRTSSQSKGNKSYLEVSSDTQLKDSESIPMDGHISLEQPLNGNDTPSLVEYQESTEIQVKTRHKEGANHNQRAKQSRRNLPRRSAYRLQTEPQEDGWYDCQRETHPSFSDTYQDYEEYWRAYYRAWQEYYAAASQSYYWNAQRHPSWMAAYQMNTVYLQEMMHSTQ; encoded by the exons ATGGCGGCGGCGTTTGAAGCCCCAGCGGCCTTAGAGACCGTGGAGACGGCTATGCCGGCGGAGCGTGTGGCCACGCATTTCTCGGCCCCGGAGCCAGCCTCCCGGCCGGTGCGGACCCTGCGGACGGCTCACGACATCAGCGGCCCGCGGACCCGCACTGGGGACGTGCTGCTGGCAGAGCCAGCAGACTTCGAGTCGCTGCTGCTGTCGCGCCCGGTGCTGGAGGGCCTTCGGGCGGTTGGCTTCGAGCGGCCGTCGCCCGTGCAGCTGAAGGCCATCCCTCTGGGGCGATGTGGACTCG atttAATTGTTCAGGCTAAGTCTGGAACTGGGAAAACCTGTGTCTTCTCCACCATTGCTTTGGACTCTCTTGTTCTTGAGAACCTAAGTACCCAG attttgatCTTGGCTCCTACAAGAGAAATTGCTGTACAGATACATTCTGTTATCACAGCCATTGGAATAAAAATGGAAGGGTTAGAATGTCATGTGTTTATTGGAGGGACTCCATTATCTCAAGACAAAACCAGACTTAAAAAGTGTCATATTGCTGTTGGTTCTCCTG GCAGAATTAAACAACTGATAGAACTTGACTACTTGAATCCAGGCAGTATACGTCTCTTTATTCTTGATGAAGCAGATAAGCTCTTAGAAGAAGGCAGCTTCCAAGAgcaaataaa ttGGATTTATTCTTCCTTGCCTGCAAgtaaacagatgttggcagtgtCAGCTACTTACCCTGAATTTTTGGCTAATGCTTTGACAAAGTACATGAGGGAGCCCACTTTTGTAAGACTAAATTCCAGTGATCCGAGCCTAATAG GTTTGAAGCAGTATTATAAGATTGTCAATTCATACCCTTTGGCCCATAAGATTTTTGAGGAAAAGACTCAACATTTACAGGAACTGTTCAGCAAAATTCCATTTAATCAAGCCTTAGTCTTTTCTAACTTACACAGCAG AGCACAACACTTGGCTGATATCCTTTCTTCTAAAGGCTTTCCTGCCGAGTACATTTCAG GCAACATGGATCAGAATCGGCGTCTTGATGCTATGGCTAAACTGAAGCAGTTTCATTGCAGAGTCCTCATTTCCACAGATCTG ACTTCCCGTGGAATTGATGCTGAGAAGGTGAACCTAGTTGTAAACCTGGATGTACCATTGGACTGCGAGACATATATGCATCGAATTGGCAGAGCTGGCCGttttg GAACTTTGGGACTGACAGTGACCTACTGCTGCAGGGGAGAAGAAGAAAACATGATGATGAAAATTGCCCAGAAATGTACTATCAATCTTCTGCCTTTACCAG ATCCTATTCCTCCTGATCTGATGGAAGAATGTTTGGATTGGGATGTGGAGGTTGAAGCTGCCATGCATACATATGGTTTAGCAAGTGTACCTACCCAGCCTCTAAAAAAGCATATTCAAAAAATAGAGAGAACCTTTCAAACTCAGAAAGCTCATGGTAAACACATGGCTTCATCTAGGAATACTTCTATATCTACAGTATCAGTGAAATCAAAAAGTAATACCAAACAAAAACTTCCTGTGAAAAGCCATTCAGAGTGTGGAATCGTAGAAAAAGTCATATCACCAAAAGAACTGGGCTGTGCAGTACAACCGGAAGAGCAAATGAAGAATTCTGTTCAGACCTCTATTGAAAACCCTACTAACAGTCAGCACCAAGTCAAAGAAGCTTCTGTGTCACTCCCCAAAATTCCTTGTCTGTCTTCCTTTAAAACCCATTTGCCGTGTATTTTGACTTTTGCAGAATTGGTGGAGGATTATGAACACTATATTAAAGAGGGTTTAGAGAAACCTGTGGAAATCATCAGACACTACACAGGTCCTGGGGATCAGTCTGTGAATCCTCAAAATGGTTTTGTGAAAAACAGGATTACTGAAGAGAGAGTGCAGATATTGGCAAGTAGCAGCCAGTCTGGAGACTCCGAGAGTGACAGTGATTCTTACAGCTCAAGGACTTCTTCCCAGAGCAAAGGAAATAAGTCATACTTGGAAGTTTCTTCTGATACTCAGCTGAAAGACTCAGAATCTATTCCTATGGATGGCCATATCTCTTTGGAACAGCCTCTGAATGGAAATGACACCCCTAGCCTAGTAGAGTATCAAGAATCAACTGAAATCCAAGTAAAGACAAGGCATAAGGAGGGCGCTAACCATAACCAGAGAGCTAAGCAGAGCCGGAGAAACCTTCCCAGGCGATCTGCCTATCGATTGCAGACAGAACCCCAGGAAGATGGTTGGTATGACTGCCAGAGGGAAACACATCCAAGTTTTTCTGATACATATCAGGACTATGAGGAGTACTGGAGAGCTTACTATAGGGCATGGCAGGAATACTATGCTGCTGCTTCTCAGTCGTATTATTGGAATGCTCAGAGGCATCCAAGTTGGATGGCAGCCTATCAGATGAATACCGTTTATCTACAAGAAATGATGCACAGCACCCAGTGA